In one window of Bradyrhizobium sp. AZCC 1721 DNA:
- a CDS encoding response regulator produces MPRVLVVDDDPMVCVAIEVCLTRKGFEVTVADGGEAGMRALETSDFDVMLIDVFMPHMRGFESIRMFHERKPDVPVIAMSGYAFANTERAPDFLRMTIQLGAACCLRKPFTPDALLTSVNQCITKPKASAQQSKS; encoded by the coding sequence GTGCCGCGCGTTCTCGTGGTCGATGACGACCCGATGGTGTGCGTTGCCATCGAGGTTTGTCTGACGCGCAAGGGTTTCGAGGTCACCGTTGCCGACGGTGGTGAAGCGGGAATGCGCGCGCTCGAAACTTCCGATTTCGACGTCATGCTGATCGATGTGTTCATGCCGCATATGCGCGGCTTCGAATCGATCCGGATGTTCCACGAGCGCAAGCCGGACGTACCTGTTATCGCGATGTCGGGCTACGCCTTCGCCAACACCGAACGCGCACCGGATTTCCTGCGGATGACCATCCAGCTCGGCGCGGCATGCTGCCTGCGCAAACCGTTCACGCCGGACGCGTTGTTGACCTCGGTCAATCAATGCATCACCAAACCGAAAGCTTCCGCGCAGCAGTCGAAATCGTGA
- a CDS encoding NADH:ubiquinone oxidoreductase subunit NDUFA12 has protein sequence MKLFLLKFFTWWNGQTFGTQLWTWRFGELVGQDEQGNRYYRTKGGKIDPTLGFERRWVIYNGLAEASRVPPSWHGWLHHVVDTAPTEESYTPREWEKPHVPNLTGTPAAYRPSGSTLASGRRPKATGDYQPWTPGS, from the coding sequence ATGAAGCTGTTTCTGCTGAAATTTTTCACTTGGTGGAACGGCCAGACGTTCGGCACGCAATTGTGGACGTGGCGGTTCGGCGAATTGGTCGGCCAGGACGAGCAGGGCAACCGCTACTACCGGACCAAGGGCGGCAAGATCGATCCGACGCTGGGTTTCGAGCGGCGCTGGGTGATCTACAACGGGCTTGCCGAGGCGAGCCGGGTGCCGCCGTCATGGCATGGCTGGCTGCATCACGTTGTCGATACCGCGCCGACCGAAGAGAGCTACACGCCGCGCGAGTGGGAGAAGCCACACGTTCCGAACCTGACCGGCACGCCCGCGGCCTACCGCCCATCCGGCTCGACGCTGGCCAGTGGCCGCCGCCCCAAGGCGACCGGCGATTACCAGCCCTGGACGCCGGGAAGCTGA
- a CDS encoding GlxA family transcriptional regulator: MIGVLVFPDFQLLDAAGPISAFEIAARFAEGASAIRVLAVTPGPVRSSSGVEIVAKGLKSASAITTLIVAGGEGVRQAAACEKTIGFVRTIAKRGIRIASVCSGAYVLAEAGLLDGRRATTHWQRTRHFLKTYPQVKLEPDRIFVRDGDVWTSAGISAGIDLSLAMIAEDYGDEIAQKTAKQLVLYHRRSGGQSQFSSLLELKAPNGRFGPLLAWARENLDAPLTVEDLAEQAGMSSRHFTRAFMAETGTTPSKAVERLRIEVARQRVQSSSEAIERVAQTTGFRDPERMRRAFIRAFGQPPQSLRRAARAG, translated from the coding sequence ATGATCGGCGTTCTCGTGTTTCCGGATTTCCAGTTGCTCGACGCGGCCGGGCCGATATCGGCGTTCGAGATCGCGGCGCGCTTTGCCGAGGGGGCGTCCGCGATCCGGGTTCTGGCGGTGACGCCGGGGCCGGTACGCTCGTCGTCGGGCGTCGAAATCGTTGCGAAAGGTTTGAAGTCGGCATCTGCGATCACGACGCTGATCGTCGCCGGCGGCGAGGGCGTGCGGCAGGCCGCCGCCTGCGAGAAGACGATCGGCTTCGTGCGCACGATTGCCAAACGCGGCATCCGCATCGCCAGCGTCTGCTCCGGCGCCTATGTCCTCGCAGAAGCCGGCCTGCTCGACGGCCGCCGCGCCACCACGCATTGGCAGCGCACGCGGCATTTTCTGAAAACCTATCCGCAGGTGAAGCTGGAGCCCGATCGCATCTTCGTGCGCGACGGCGACGTCTGGACGTCGGCGGGAATATCGGCCGGCATCGATCTGTCGCTGGCGATGATCGCGGAGGACTATGGCGACGAGATCGCGCAGAAGACCGCGAAGCAGCTCGTGCTCTATCACCGCCGCAGCGGCGGCCAGTCGCAATTTTCCTCGCTTCTGGAATTGAAGGCGCCGAACGGCCGCTTCGGGCCGCTGCTGGCCTGGGCGCGCGAAAACCTCGATGCGCCGCTCACCGTCGAGGATCTCGCCGAGCAGGCCGGCATGAGTTCGCGCCATTTCACCCGCGCCTTCATGGCCGAGACCGGCACCACGCCGTCAAAGGCGGTGGAGCGGCTGCGCATCGAGGTGGCACGGCAACGCGTGCAGTCCTCCAGCGAGGCGATCGAGCGCGTGGCGCAGACCACCGGCTTCCGCGACCCCGAGCGGATGCGCCGCGCCTTCATCCGCGCCTTCGGCCAGCCCCCGCAATCGCTGCGCCGCGCGGCGCGAGCAGGGTGA
- a CDS encoding CHASE3 domain-containing protein has product MPSQRIILGSGLAILLIIGAASIGLDLKSRSDAASVDRALGILSKISDMRPLLRRTESAARAFALSGDQEFAREYREASDATVPALAALVEAVKDNPTEKRLIEETKALVERQIAVNGELIRLRTAGDGAAVAALVNQEDRAATAAITGNLEKAVAEERRLLFARRAESETNGTLLLAIDLAGVLLILFLATLLTVSTRRSRRELQDSLSATKATNEALEAAVAERTEHLVAAHEELRLSAAVLRSTFHSMAEAVLVIDTRGEVLLSNPAAEKMLRYRPGMTVEHIRSLSAVFHADGVTPLPLRDMPASRALRGEAFDASEIVLRPVSGDPPVHLVISGRPLRDASGAISGAALVYHDITGSRETEHKLQQAQKLDAIGKLTGGVAHDFNNMLTVITGTTETLVTNLAHEPALQKTAELIDQAAERCSELIQHLLAFARRQPLQPRNVDINATVLDIAKLLRPTLGEQVEVNSILEQEVAIAHIDASQLANSLLNMAINARDAMPNGGKLLLETRNVVLDEAYTQANPDAKPGPYVMLAVSDTGAGMPQHVLDKVFEPFFTTKEVGKGSGLGLSMVYGFVKQSGGHIRIYSEVGHGTTIKLYLPPARGQAEAAPPAAAPLPHGNETIMVVEDDALVRNFVTAQLQSLGYRTVAAANGPAAMNLIEGGQAFDLLFTDVIMPGGLTGRELADKVLKLRPGIKVLYTSGYTDNAIVHQGRLDPGVLLLTKPYRKSQLANMVRRALSG; this is encoded by the coding sequence ATGCCCTCGCAGCGTATCATTCTTGGAAGTGGCCTCGCTATCCTCCTCATTATCGGCGCTGCCTCGATCGGTCTCGACCTCAAGTCGCGGTCCGACGCAGCCTCGGTCGACCGTGCGCTTGGAATTCTCAGCAAAATCTCGGATATGCGCCCGCTGCTGCGCCGGACGGAAAGCGCGGCGCGTGCCTTTGCGCTATCGGGCGATCAGGAATTCGCCAGGGAATACCGCGAGGCCAGCGACGCGACCGTGCCGGCGCTGGCGGCTCTGGTCGAGGCGGTCAAGGACAATCCCACCGAAAAGCGGCTGATCGAGGAAACCAAGGCACTGGTCGAGCGGCAGATTGCCGTCAATGGCGAGTTGATCAGGCTCCGGACCGCGGGAGATGGCGCCGCTGTCGCGGCGCTCGTCAACCAGGAGGACCGTGCGGCGACAGCCGCAATCACCGGAAACCTCGAGAAAGCGGTCGCGGAAGAGCGCAGGCTGCTTTTTGCCAGACGCGCCGAATCCGAAACCAACGGGACGCTCCTGCTGGCGATCGATCTCGCCGGCGTCCTGCTGATTCTGTTCCTCGCCACTCTGCTGACGGTCTCAACCCGCCGCTCGCGCCGGGAACTGCAGGATTCGCTGAGCGCCACCAAGGCCACCAACGAGGCGCTGGAGGCCGCGGTCGCTGAGCGCACCGAACATCTGGTCGCCGCGCATGAGGAACTCAGGCTTTCGGCCGCCGTCTTGCGCAGCACCTTCCACAGCATGGCAGAGGCCGTGCTCGTCATCGACACCAGGGGCGAGGTTTTGCTCTCGAACCCGGCCGCCGAGAAGATGCTGCGCTACCGGCCGGGCATGACGGTCGAGCACATACGGTCGCTCAGCGCGGTTTTCCATGCCGACGGCGTCACGCCGCTACCTCTCCGTGACATGCCCGCCTCGCGCGCGCTGCGCGGCGAAGCGTTCGACGCCAGCGAAATCGTGTTGCGCCCGGTTAGCGGCGATCCGCCGGTTCACCTCGTGATCAGCGGCCGGCCGCTGCGCGATGCCTCGGGCGCCATCAGCGGCGCGGCGCTGGTCTACCACGACATCACGGGATCGCGCGAAACCGAGCACAAGCTGCAGCAAGCGCAAAAGCTCGACGCCATCGGCAAGCTCACCGGCGGCGTCGCGCACGACTTCAACAACATGCTGACCGTGATCACCGGCACCACCGAAACGCTGGTAACCAACCTTGCGCATGAGCCGGCGTTGCAGAAGACCGCCGAACTGATCGACCAGGCGGCGGAGCGCTGCAGTGAGTTGATCCAGCATCTGCTCGCCTTCGCCCGCCGCCAGCCGCTGCAGCCGCGCAATGTCGACATCAACGCGACCGTGCTCGATATCGCAAAACTGCTTCGCCCGACGCTCGGCGAGCAAGTCGAGGTCAACTCCATTCTCGAACAGGAAGTGGCGATTGCCCATATCGACGCATCGCAGCTCGCCAACTCCCTGCTCAACATGGCGATCAACGCGCGCGATGCGATGCCGAACGGCGGCAAGCTGCTTTTGGAGACGCGCAACGTCGTGCTCGACGAGGCCTATACGCAGGCCAACCCGGACGCAAAGCCCGGTCCCTATGTGATGCTCGCGGTCAGCGACACCGGCGCCGGCATGCCGCAGCACGTGCTGGACAAGGTGTTCGAGCCGTTCTTCACCACCAAGGAGGTCGGCAAGGGCTCAGGCCTCGGCTTGAGCATGGTCTACGGCTTCGTCAAGCAGTCCGGCGGGCACATCCGGATCTACAGCGAGGTCGGCCACGGCACCACGATCAAGCTTTATCTGCCTCCTGCCCGCGGCCAGGCCGAGGCCGCGCCGCCGGCGGCAGCGCCGCTGCCGCATGGCAACGAGACCATCATGGTGGTGGAAGACGATGCGCTCGTGCGCAACTTCGTCACCGCGCAATTGCAGAGCCTCGGCTACCGGACGGTGGCCGCTGCCAACGGACCGGCGGCGATGAACCTGATCGAAGGCGGTCAGGCGTTCGATTTGCTGTTCACCGATGTCATCATGCCCGGCGGCCTGACCGGACGCGAACTCGCGGACAAGGTGCTGAAGCTCCGGCCCGGCATAAAGGTGCTATATACGTCCGGCTATACCGACAACGCGATCGTGCACCAGGGCCGCCTCGATCCCGGCGTGCTGCTGCTGACCAAGCCGTACCGGAAGTCGCAGTTGGCGAACATGGTCCGCCGCGCGCTGTCGGGATAA
- a CDS encoding BA14K family protein — protein MISLKVLSAAAAMALVLPVVAPSLSAVQAQDRGGAVPSIGGARGGGGGGAAIGGGGIRGGGVAVGGGGVQAGGPAIGGGRAVAPGAPSAGFRPSPGIGGPAVVGGGGRGNYYAGRWHGGHFHRHRHGFWPGFAIGAGIGSAYGYYGSTYYDDPYYYDDTVVAAAPVADDDAVAYCMRRYKSYDPASGTYLGYDGQRHPCPAQ, from the coding sequence ATGATCAGTCTAAAGGTTTTGAGTGCCGCGGCAGCGATGGCGCTTGTGTTGCCGGTGGTCGCGCCAAGCCTCAGCGCCGTTCAGGCGCAGGATAGAGGCGGTGCCGTTCCGTCTATCGGTGGCGCCAGGGGCGGCGGCGGTGGCGGTGCAGCCATCGGTGGCGGCGGCATCAGAGGTGGCGGCGTGGCGGTCGGTGGCGGTGGCGTTCAAGCCGGCGGCCCCGCGATTGGGGGCGGTAGAGCTGTCGCCCCAGGCGCACCTTCTGCTGGATTCCGCCCCAGTCCAGGCATCGGCGGCCCAGCCGTCGTGGGCGGCGGCGGTCGGGGGAATTATTATGCTGGCCGCTGGCACGGCGGTCATTTTCATCGCCATCGTCACGGCTTCTGGCCGGGCTTCGCGATCGGTGCCGGTATCGGGTCGGCCTATGGCTATTACGGTAGCACCTATTACGATGACCCCTATTATTACGACGACACCGTAGTCGCCGCAGCGCCCGTGGCCGACGATGATGCCGTGGCGTATTGCATGCGGCGGTACAAATCCTACGATCCGGCATCGGGAACGTATCTCGGCTATGACGGGCAGCGTCACCCCTGCCCGGCGCAGTAG
- a CDS encoding DJ-1/PfpI family protein encodes MSAPSQPSTPLQIGLVLFPRVTQLDFTGPLQVFSSLPGANVHLIWKRIEPVTSDSVLVLTPTTTFADCPQLDVICVPGGFGTDDMINDQEMLAFLRKQAPGAKYITSVCTGSLVLGAAGLLKGFRAVTHWTAMDFLSAFGAIPTKTRVCVDGNRVTGGGVTAGIDFALTLVSLLHDQKTAEAIQLRLEYNPAPPFNSGSPDTAPPEVLAFMKDRIAPAQIRRGEMIDRAAARLG; translated from the coding sequence ATGTCCGCGCCATCTCAACCGTCCACGCCACTTCAGATCGGTCTCGTGCTGTTTCCGCGCGTCACCCAGCTCGACTTCACCGGTCCCTTGCAGGTGTTCTCCAGCCTGCCCGGCGCCAACGTGCATTTGATCTGGAAACGGATTGAGCCGGTGACGAGTGATTCCGTGCTGGTGCTGACGCCGACCACGACCTTTGCCGACTGCCCGCAACTCGACGTGATCTGCGTGCCCGGCGGGTTCGGCACCGACGACATGATCAACGACCAGGAGATGCTGGCCTTCCTGCGCAAGCAGGCGCCGGGCGCAAAATACATCACCTCGGTTTGCACGGGATCGCTGGTGCTCGGCGCCGCCGGCCTGCTCAAGGGTTTTCGCGCAGTGACGCACTGGACGGCGATGGATTTTCTGAGCGCGTTCGGCGCGATCCCGACCAAGACGCGCGTCTGCGTCGACGGCAACCGCGTCACCGGCGGCGGCGTCACCGCGGGGATCGATTTCGCGCTGACGCTGGTCTCGCTACTGCACGATCAGAAGACCGCGGAGGCGATCCAGCTCCGGCTCGAATACAACCCGGCGCCGCCATTCAATTCCGGCTCACCCGACACCGCGCCGCCGGAAGTGCTTGCCTTCATGAAGGACAGGATCGCGCCAGCGCAAATCCGCCGCGGCGAGATGATCGACCGCGCCGCCGCACGGCTGGGGTAG
- a CDS encoding DUF2155 domain-containing protein translates to MLRTIAMTGLAALIAATTTSLAPPAQAQIGNIFSDPPLRPPGAIPRGNQQQQQFPDDDEEVPELPRGRLLPTPNRPPPGQGAPPPGSFQSQPLAPPPGTTAPPQGTQPGVAVQPPQPGGPGVANAPSGQRQPPAKGVPNSPATLQPGDEVVSEPPATKITNKKASFSGLDKITGRIINFDEDIGETVQFGALRVKTSACYTRPSTEAANTDAFVEVDEITLQGEVKRIFSGWMFAASPGLHGVEHPVYDIWLTDCKGPDQTIVSAQPDPAKSAAPPQAAKRPPPPKQAAPRPPGPPPQPQFQQQPQQAPPPPPQQRPGGLFGGLFGN, encoded by the coding sequence ATGCTTCGAACCATTGCCATGACCGGTCTTGCGGCCCTGATTGCCGCCACAACGACCTCGCTTGCGCCGCCAGCGCAGGCGCAGATCGGCAATATCTTTTCCGATCCTCCGCTGCGGCCGCCGGGCGCCATTCCCCGCGGCAATCAACAGCAGCAACAATTCCCCGACGACGACGAGGAAGTGCCGGAACTGCCGCGCGGCCGGCTGCTGCCGACCCCGAACCGTCCGCCGCCGGGGCAGGGCGCTCCACCGCCGGGAAGCTTCCAGTCGCAGCCGCTGGCGCCGCCGCCCGGCACCACCGCTCCTCCGCAGGGGACGCAGCCGGGCGTCGCGGTTCAGCCGCCGCAGCCCGGAGGTCCAGGCGTCGCCAACGCGCCATCGGGTCAGCGGCAGCCCCCGGCCAAGGGCGTGCCCAATTCGCCGGCGACCCTGCAGCCGGGCGACGAGGTCGTGTCCGAACCGCCGGCCACCAAGATCACCAACAAGAAGGCGAGCTTCTCCGGCCTCGACAAGATCACCGGCCGCATCATCAATTTCGACGAGGACATCGGCGAGACCGTGCAGTTCGGCGCACTGCGCGTGAAGACCAGCGCCTGCTACACGCGCCCATCGACGGAAGCTGCCAACACCGATGCGTTCGTCGAGGTCGACGAGATCACGCTGCAAGGCGAGGTGAAGCGGATCTTCTCGGGCTGGATGTTCGCTGCCAGTCCCGGTCTGCACGGCGTCGAGCACCCGGTCTACGATATCTGGCTCACCGACTGCAAAGGCCCTGACCAGACCATCGTCAGCGCGCAGCCCGATCCGGCCAAGTCGGCCGCGCCGCCGCAGGCTGCGAAGCGTCCGCCGCCGCCGAAGCAGGCGGCGCCGCGCCCGCCAGGACCGCCGCCGCAGCCGCAATTCCAGCAGCAGCCGCAGCAGGCCCCACCGCCTCCGCCGCAGCAGCGGCCGGGCGGGTTGTTTGGTGGATTGTTCGGGAATTAA
- a CDS encoding SDR family NAD(P)-dependent oxidoreductase, producing MPDRIRLDGRVAVVTGAAGVIGTATIRLLAERGARIVAIDRKKQDLAAAIKDLPASAEALAVAADVTREEEVTEYVRASVDRFGTIDVLYNNAGVEGDIKPIPEYSLESFRRVLDVNVVGVFLGMKHVLPVMLKQNKGSIINTASIAGLIGSPMIAVYSASKHAVIGLTKSAAWECTGTGVRVNCVCPGLIDSRMLSTILQGRNPGNEPPPTEKIVDRIPARRLGQASEVASIVAFLASDEASYVSGSAYTVDGGRTAA from the coding sequence ATGCCCGATCGAATTCGCCTCGATGGCCGGGTTGCCGTCGTGACCGGCGCGGCCGGTGTCATTGGAACCGCGACCATCCGGCTGTTGGCCGAGCGCGGCGCCCGCATCGTCGCCATCGACCGCAAGAAGCAGGATCTTGCGGCCGCCATCAAGGACCTGCCGGCCTCGGCCGAAGCGCTCGCGGTCGCGGCGGACGTTACCCGGGAGGAAGAAGTCACGGAATATGTCCGCGCCAGCGTCGACCGGTTCGGCACGATCGATGTCCTCTACAACAACGCCGGCGTCGAGGGCGATATCAAGCCGATCCCGGAATATTCGCTGGAGAGTTTTCGGCGCGTGCTCGACGTCAACGTGGTCGGCGTCTTTCTCGGCATGAAGCACGTGCTGCCGGTGATGCTGAAGCAGAACAAGGGCAGCATCATCAACACCGCCTCCATCGCCGGCCTGATCGGCTCGCCGATGATCGCCGTCTACAGCGCCAGCAAGCACGCCGTGATCGGTCTCACCAAGAGCGCCGCATGGGAGTGCACCGGCACCGGCGTGCGGGTGAACTGCGTCTGCCCCGGCCTGATCGACAGCCGGATGCTGAGCACGATCCTGCAGGGCCGCAATCCCGGCAATGAGCCGCCGCCGACCGAAAAGATCGTCGACCGGATTCCGGCGCGGCGGCTCGGACAAGCCTCAGAAGTCGCCTCCATCGTGGCGTTCCTCGCCTCCGACGAGGCCAGCTACGTCTCCGGCTCGGCCTATACCGTCGATGGCGGCCGCACCGCGGCCTAG
- a CDS encoding alpha/beta hydrolase — protein MPVTLDPDAAAVYKAFQEAGRPAYETLTAPEAREYYRSARVVSNPEPPALESTKPLAIPAPHGTIPARIYTPKTLRKSNGLAPCLVFFHGGGWVIGDLDTHEVVCQKLAHEGELIVISVEYRLAPEHKFPAAAEDAITATKWVAANASRLGIDAGHLLVGGDSAGGNLAAVVALAARDGDGPKLAGQVLIYPATDFAMTHPSHSEPETSILLTHSVIKWFCNHYLNGAADIEHWKASPARAKTLAGLPPAYVLTAGADPLRDEGAEYAARLKEAGVPMTYRHFPGQFHGFFTMGKLLQQANVAVSEIAGWLKTLK, from the coding sequence ATGCCCGTCACGCTCGATCCCGATGCCGCCGCCGTCTACAAGGCTTTCCAGGAGGCGGGCCGTCCCGCCTATGAGACGCTGACTGCGCCGGAAGCGCGCGAATATTATCGAAGCGCCCGCGTCGTCAGTAATCCCGAACCGCCCGCGCTCGAATCGACCAAACCGCTCGCGATCCCCGCGCCGCACGGCACGATTCCGGCGCGCATCTACACGCCGAAGACGCTGCGCAAGAGCAACGGCCTTGCGCCGTGCCTGGTATTCTTTCACGGCGGCGGCTGGGTGATCGGCGATCTCGATACCCATGAAGTGGTTTGCCAGAAGCTTGCCCACGAGGGCGAGTTGATCGTGATCTCGGTCGAATACCGGCTAGCGCCGGAGCACAAATTTCCCGCCGCCGCCGAAGACGCCATCACGGCGACGAAGTGGGTTGCCGCCAATGCCAGCCGGCTCGGCATCGACGCTGGCCACTTACTGGTCGGCGGCGACAGCGCCGGCGGCAATCTCGCCGCCGTCGTGGCGCTCGCCGCACGCGACGGCGACGGCCCGAAGCTCGCCGGCCAGGTGCTGATTTATCCCGCCACCGATTTTGCGATGACGCATCCCTCGCACAGCGAGCCAGAGACCAGCATCCTGCTGACGCACTCCGTGATCAAATGGTTCTGCAACCATTATCTGAACGGCGCGGCCGACATCGAGCATTGGAAAGCCTCGCCCGCGCGCGCGAAAACGCTCGCCGGCTTGCCGCCGGCCTATGTGCTGACCGCAGGCGCCGATCCGCTGCGCGACGAGGGCGCCGAATATGCCGCGCGGCTCAAGGAAGCCGGCGTGCCGATGACCTACCGGCATTTCCCAGGCCAATTCCACGGCTTCTTCACCATGGGCAAGCTGCTGCAGCAGGCCAACGTCGCCGTCAGCGAAATCGCCGGCTGGCTGAAAACTTTGAAATAA
- a CDS encoding citrate transporter: MIEPILLFGIPVDFLLFALTLLGVALFHHHTLPVALTGLAAIVIYKLIFTGFKYGAGLNGLGHHMAHEWVTLGNLFLLLMGFALLSRHFEESRIPDEMPALLPDDWKGGVVLLGLVFVLSSFLDNIAAALIGGTVARHVFRGKVHIGYLAAIVAASNAGGSGSVVGDTTTTMMWIAGVSPLAVVEAYIAAIVAMLIFAVPASIQQHRYSPIQKDAPRGLRIDPTRVFIVAVILAAALVANVTANLKFPALLDTVPVLGLAVWAAILLTAGLRAPDWKVMPETFKGTIFLLALVTAASLMPVERLPVASWPTALGLGFVSAVFDNIPLTALALKQGGYDWGFLAYAVGFGGSMIWFGSSAGVALSNMYPEAKSVGRWLRHGWPVVVAYVVGFLVMLAILGWRPDARLSAVEGDCRPRAGDHPFGWRGCTDSGRNVIQVSD, from the coding sequence GTGATCGAACCAATCCTCCTATTTGGCATACCCGTCGATTTTCTGCTGTTCGCGCTGACGCTGCTCGGCGTCGCGTTGTTCCATCATCACACGCTGCCCGTTGCGCTGACGGGACTGGCCGCCATCGTGATCTACAAGCTGATCTTCACCGGCTTCAAATACGGTGCGGGTCTTAATGGCCTCGGCCACCACATGGCCCATGAATGGGTTACGCTCGGCAATCTGTTCCTGCTGCTGATGGGCTTTGCGCTGCTGTCCCGGCATTTCGAAGAAAGCCGGATTCCGGACGAGATGCCGGCATTGCTGCCGGACGATTGGAAGGGCGGCGTCGTGCTGCTCGGCCTTGTGTTCGTGCTATCGAGCTTCCTCGATAACATCGCCGCCGCGCTGATCGGCGGCACCGTCGCGCGCCACGTGTTCCGCGGCAAGGTTCATATCGGCTATCTCGCGGCGATCGTCGCAGCCTCGAACGCCGGCGGCTCGGGCAGCGTCGTCGGCGACACCACCACCACCATGATGTGGATCGCCGGCGTCAGTCCGCTCGCCGTTGTCGAAGCCTACATCGCCGCCATCGTGGCGATGTTGATTTTTGCGGTGCCGGCGTCGATCCAGCAGCACCGCTATTCGCCAATTCAGAAAGACGCGCCGAGGGGGCTCAGGATCGACCCGACCCGGGTGTTCATTGTCGCGGTCATCCTCGCTGCAGCGCTGGTGGCAAACGTCACGGCAAACCTGAAATTTCCCGCGCTGCTCGATACCGTTCCGGTTCTGGGCCTCGCGGTCTGGGCGGCCATCCTGCTCACGGCAGGATTACGCGCGCCGGATTGGAAGGTGATGCCGGAAACCTTCAAGGGAACCATCTTCCTGCTCGCCCTCGTCACGGCGGCCTCCCTTATGCCGGTCGAGCGGCTGCCGGTGGCGTCATGGCCGACCGCGCTTGGACTAGGCTTCGTCTCCGCGGTGTTCGACAACATTCCCCTCACCGCGCTCGCCCTGAAACAGGGCGGCTATGACTGGGGCTTCCTGGCTTACGCCGTCGGATTCGGCGGCTCGATGATCTGGTTCGGCTCATCGGCCGGTGTCGCCTTGTCGAACATGTATCCGGAGGCGAAGTCCGTCGGGCGCTGGCTCAGGCATGGCTGGCCTGTGGTGGTGGCCTACGTCGTCGGTTTCCTGGTGATGCTCGCTATCCTTGGCTGGCGCCCCGACGCCCGGCTTAGCGCGGTCGAAGGGGATTGCCGGCCTCGTGCCGGCGATCATCCATTTGGCTGGCGAGGCTGTACCGACTCAGGCCGCAATGTTATCCAAGTTTCTGACTAG
- a CDS encoding endonuclease/exonuclease/phosphatase family protein, producing the protein MRLRVVTLNVWNRQGDPKRIGLINLELRRLAPDLVSFQEVVKSPDHSQLDELIHDTGLHGTHQADVLRTVPPDADRFGGSAIATRWPHRVEEVLDLRMSDANDVPWCSLAVTVPLPGEGDLLFIAAATSWRLAAESARERQVVALTDLDARHRQPLPTIIAGDFNATPDAASIRYLTGLQSLGGRSVKYHDAWEVAGEGQGYTWSVDNPNAQSEIGRIVRQSRHRRRVDYVFVGSWDAHPKASCEVQAASLAFDLAVDGIWPSDHFGVVADLEISAAPSA; encoded by the coding sequence ATGCGGCTACGCGTCGTCACGCTCAACGTCTGGAATCGGCAAGGCGATCCGAAACGCATCGGTCTGATCAATCTGGAACTGCGCCGGCTGGCTCCCGATCTCGTGTCATTCCAGGAAGTGGTCAAATCGCCCGACCATTCGCAACTCGACGAGTTGATCCACGACACCGGTCTGCATGGAACACATCAGGCTGACGTGCTGCGCACCGTCCCGCCCGATGCCGATCGTTTTGGCGGAAGCGCCATCGCGACGCGATGGCCGCATCGCGTCGAGGAAGTCCTCGATCTGCGCATGTCGGATGCGAACGATGTCCCCTGGTGTTCGCTGGCAGTAACGGTGCCGCTACCCGGCGAAGGCGATCTTTTGTTCATCGCCGCTGCGACCTCGTGGCGGCTCGCCGCGGAATCGGCCCGGGAACGGCAGGTCGTTGCGCTGACGGATCTCGACGCGCGTCACCGGCAGCCGCTTCCCACCATCATCGCCGGCGACTTCAACGCAACGCCTGACGCGGCCAGCATTCGCTACCTCACCGGACTGCAGTCGCTCGGCGGACGAAGCGTCAAGTATCACGACGCCTGGGAAGTCGCGGGCGAAGGTCAGGGGTATACCTGGAGCGTCGACAATCCAAATGCACAGTCCGAGATCGGCAGGATCGTCCGTCAGTCGCGTCATCGGCGCAGGGTCGATTACGTCTTCGTGGGCTCCTGGGACGCCCACCCGAAGGCGAGCTGCGAGGTTCAGGCCGCCTCGCTCGCATTCGACCTGGCGGTCGACGGCATCTGGCCCAGCGACCATTTCGGCGTCGTGGCCGATCTGGAAATCAGCGCCGCTCCCTCCGCGTGA
- a CDS encoding HNH endonuclease, producing the protein MADVIYKRCYFDWGGRCAYCDVGLPRQKTGGKVKASIDHFIPLSKGGQNGRSNRVLSCYPCNLAKGDTDPRETNQWPHVEQRLAEIAAAPLISHGKLKQLIPELVKQVAVEA; encoded by the coding sequence ATGGCCGACGTGATCTACAAGCGCTGCTATTTCGATTGGGGCGGACGATGCGCTTATTGCGACGTTGGACTGCCCCGGCAAAAGACGGGTGGCAAGGTCAAGGCCAGCATCGATCATTTCATCCCGCTCTCCAAGGGAGGCCAGAATGGCAGGAGCAACCGCGTGCTGTCCTGCTACCCCTGCAATCTCGCCAAGGGCGACACCGACCCGCGCGAGACCAATCAATGGCCGCACGTCGAACAGCGCCTCGCCGAGATCGCCGCTGCGCCGCTGATCAGTCACGGCAAGCTCAAGCAGCTTATTCCCGAATTGGTGAAACAAGTTGCCGTAGAGGCATGA